The proteins below come from a single Dermatophilaceae bacterium Soc4.6 genomic window:
- the secE gene encoding preprotein translocase subunit SecE — protein sequence MTETSAESRETGRADRKKRQQGNPFSRLVRSVTLFVSQILDELRKVVRPTGPELLNYTAVVIVFVLVVMGLVTGLDFVFKRAVLLALAG from the coding sequence GTGACCGAGACCAGCGCAGAGAGCCGCGAGACGGGCCGCGCCGACCGCAAGAAGCGTCAGCAGGGCAACCCCTTCTCGCGTCTGGTGCGGTCGGTGACGCTCTTCGTCAGCCAGATCCTCGACGAGCTGCGCAAGGTGGTGCGACCCACCGGCCCGGAGCTGCTCAACTACACGGCAGTGGTCATCGTCTTCGTGCTCGTCGTCATGGGGCTCGTGACCGGCCTGGACTTCGTGTTCAAGAGGGCCGTGCTCCTCGCCCTCGCGGGCTAG
- the rplL gene encoding 50S ribosomal protein L7/L12 — MAKLSTDELLDAFKEMTLIELSEFVKQFEDTFGVTAAAPVAVAAAGGGAAAVEEVEEQDEFDVVLEAAGDKKIQVIKEVRALTSLGLKEAKDLVDGAPKAVLEKVDKAAAEKAKEQLEGAGATVTLK, encoded by the coding sequence ATGGCTAAGCTCAGCACCGACGAGCTCCTTGACGCATTCAAGGAGATGACCCTGATCGAGCTCTCCGAGTTCGTGAAGCAGTTCGAGGACACCTTCGGCGTCACCGCCGCGGCCCCTGTGGCCGTCGCGGCCGCCGGTGGCGGCGCCGCCGCCGTCGAGGAGGTCGAGGAGCAGGACGAGTTCGACGTCGTGCTCGAGGCCGCCGGCGACAAGAAGATCCAGGTCATCAAGGAGGTCCGCGCCCTCACGAGCCTGGGCCTGAAGGAGGCCAAGGACCTCGTCGACGGCGCGCCCAAGGCCGTCCTCGAGAAGGTCGACAAGGCTGCGGCCGAGAAGGCCAAGGAGCAGCTCGAGGGCGCAGGAGCCACCGTCACCCTCAAGTGA
- the rplA gene encoding 50S ribosomal protein L1 yields the protein MKRSKAYTAAAEKIDSSRMYAPLEAVRLARDTSLTTYDSTVEVAMRLGVDPRKADQMVRGTVNLPHGTGKVARVLVFANGDKAEAAREAGADFVGSDDMLEKVSGGWLDFDAVVATPDMMGKVGRLGKVLGPRGLMPNPKTGTVTMDVAKAVTDIKGGKIEFRTDKHSNLHFIIGKVSFDEKLLVENYAAALDEILRLKPSSSKGAYIEKATMATTMGPGIPLDYRRTRNLLVEDEATA from the coding sequence ATGAAGCGCAGCAAGGCCTACACCGCCGCCGCGGAGAAGATCGACTCGAGCCGGATGTATGCACCGCTCGAGGCCGTCCGCCTGGCCCGTGACACGTCCCTGACGACGTACGACTCGACCGTCGAGGTCGCCATGCGCCTCGGCGTCGACCCCCGCAAGGCCGACCAGATGGTCCGTGGGACGGTCAACCTGCCCCACGGCACCGGCAAGGTCGCCCGCGTCCTGGTCTTCGCCAACGGCGACAAGGCCGAGGCGGCCCGAGAGGCCGGAGCCGACTTCGTCGGCTCCGACGACATGCTGGAGAAGGTGTCCGGTGGCTGGCTCGACTTCGACGCCGTCGTCGCGACGCCCGACATGATGGGCAAGGTCGGTCGTCTGGGCAAGGTCCTCGGCCCGCGTGGCCTGATGCCGAACCCCAAGACGGGCACGGTGACGATGGACGTCGCCAAGGCCGTCACCGACATCAAGGGCGGAAAGATCGAGTTCCGCACCGACAAGCACTCCAACCTGCACTTCATCATCGGCAAGGTCTCCTTCGACGAGAAGCTGCTCGTGGAGAACTACGCCGCTGCGCTCGACGAGATCCTGCGGCTCAAGCCGTCCTCGTCCAAGGGGGCCTACATCGAGAAGGCCACCATGGCCACGACGATGGGCCCGGGCATCCCGCTCGACTACCGGCGCACGCGCAACCTCCTCGTCGAGGACGAGGCGACCGCCTGA
- the rplJ gene encoding 50S ribosomal protein L10 has product MANAEKTAAIAELAESFRTSGAAVLTEYRGLTVKQLTLLRTSLREHATYAVVKNTLTELAAKEAGVTAFDGQLQGPTAIAFITGDPVEAAKGLRDFAKANPLLVIKGGVLDGRALTPAEITKLADLESREVLLAKMAGALKASLTNAVYLFAAPLAQSVRVIDALRAKVEAEGPASPVDDAPQDVAPQDAETTQDAESQDAAPHDVAEGGDN; this is encoded by the coding sequence ATGGCCAACGCGGAGAAGACCGCCGCCATCGCCGAGCTCGCGGAGAGCTTCCGCACCTCGGGTGCGGCCGTGCTGACGGAGTACCGCGGCTTGACCGTGAAGCAGCTCACCCTGCTGCGTACCTCGCTTCGTGAGCACGCCACCTACGCCGTGGTGAAGAACACCCTGACCGAGCTGGCTGCGAAGGAGGCCGGAGTCACGGCCTTCGACGGCCAGCTCCAGGGCCCGACAGCCATCGCCTTCATCACCGGTGACCCGGTCGAGGCGGCCAAGGGCCTGAGGGACTTCGCCAAGGCCAACCCCCTTCTCGTCATCAAGGGTGGGGTGCTCGACGGACGGGCCCTCACCCCGGCCGAGATCACCAAGCTCGCGGACCTCGAGTCCCGCGAGGTCCTCCTGGCCAAGATGGCTGGCGCGCTCAAGGCGTCGCTGACCAACGCGGTCTACCTCTTCGCTGCGCCGTTGGCACAGAGCGTCCGAGTCATCGACGCGCTCCGGGCCAAGGTCGAGGCGGAGGGACCGGCGTCCCCCGTGGACGACGCCCCCCAGGACGTGGCTCCGCAGGATGCGGAGACCACGCAGGACGCAGAGTCGCAGGACGCTGCACCCCACGACGTCGCCGAGGGTGGCGACAACTGA
- the rplK gene encoding 50S ribosomal protein L11, producing the protein MPPKSKKVSGFIKLQINAGAATPAPPVGPALGQHGVNIMEFVKAYNAATESQRGNVIPVEITVYEDRSFTFITKTPPAAELIKKAAGVPKGSGEPHKTKVAKLTGDQVREIAAAKMEDLNAHDVEAAAKIIAGTARSMGITTEGY; encoded by the coding sequence ATGCCCCCCAAGTCCAAGAAGGTCTCCGGCTTCATCAAGCTGCAGATCAACGCCGGTGCGGCCACCCCCGCGCCGCCGGTCGGTCCGGCCCTCGGTCAGCACGGCGTCAACATCATGGAGTTCGTCAAGGCCTACAACGCCGCGACCGAGTCCCAGCGCGGCAACGTGATCCCCGTCGAGATCACCGTCTACGAAGACCGCTCGTTCACCTTCATCACCAAGACGCCGCCCGCGGCCGAGCTGATCAAGAAGGCGGCCGGCGTGCCCAAGGGCTCCGGCGAGCCCCACAAGACCAAGGTCGCCAAGCTCACCGGCGACCAGGTCCGCGAGATCGCCGCCGCCAAGATGGAGGACCTCAACGCGCACGACGTCGAGGCCGCCGCCAAGATCATCGCCGGCACCGCCCGGTCGATGGGCATCACCACCGAGGGTTACTGA
- the nusG gene encoding transcription termination/antitermination protein NusG, protein MSEEVSTQDAPQAATSDHEPQPDLLEVEPVDTETLDTEDALADHHLPGAEASDAESDQDAESVEDDESAEDDDAPTADQTAELDAPVLDPVAEYMTQLRAKPGDWYVIHSYAGYENRVKTNLETRIVSLNMEDFIFEIEVPMEEVTEIKNGQKKLVRRVRMPGYVLVRLDLTDQSWGAVRHTPGVTGFVGNAHQPVPLSYDEVFTMLAPEFESPETPGGGGPSGRSSQRDVAVVDFEVGESVTVMEGPFETLPATISEINPDTQKLKVLVSIFGRETPVELSFGQVSKL, encoded by the coding sequence GTGTCCGAGGAAGTGTCCACGCAGGACGCCCCCCAGGCCGCCACGAGCGACCACGAGCCGCAGCCCGACCTCCTCGAGGTCGAGCCGGTCGACACCGAGACCCTCGACACCGAGGACGCGCTCGCCGACCACCACCTGCCCGGGGCCGAGGCGTCTGACGCCGAGTCCGACCAGGACGCTGAGTCCGTGGAGGACGACGAGTCCGCTGAGGACGACGACGCACCGACCGCCGACCAGACGGCCGAGCTCGACGCCCCCGTGCTCGACCCGGTCGCGGAGTACATGACGCAGCTGCGGGCCAAGCCCGGCGACTGGTACGTCATCCACTCCTACGCCGGCTACGAGAACCGGGTCAAGACCAACCTCGAGACCCGCATCGTGTCGCTCAACATGGAGGACTTCATCTTCGAGATCGAGGTCCCCATGGAGGAGGTGACCGAGATCAAGAACGGCCAGAAGAAGCTCGTCCGTCGCGTCCGCATGCCCGGTTACGTCCTCGTGCGTCTCGACCTCACCGACCAGAGCTGGGGCGCGGTACGTCACACGCCCGGCGTCACCGGCTTCGTCGGCAACGCACACCAGCCGGTGCCGCTCAGCTACGACGAGGTCTTCACCATGCTCGCCCCGGAGTTCGAGAGCCCCGAGACCCCCGGCGGAGGTGGCCCCTCGGGTCGCTCCTCGCAGCGTGACGTCGCGGTCGTCGACTTCGAGGTCGGCGAGTCCGTCACCGTCATGGAGGGCCCGTTCGAGACCCTCCCGGCGACCATCTCCGAGATCAACCCCGACACCCAGAAGCTCAAGGTGCTCGTCTCCATCTTCGGTCGCGAGACCCCGGTCGAGCTCTCGTTCGGTCAGGTCTCCAAGCTGTAG